AGATGTTGAGGTTTGGTCATGGGGTTACCATAGCTCCTTCTCTTGAAGATTTGGGTTGTGGAACCAAGGGTGATTCTATCTATTTCGTCGACAATGACGTTTGGCCAGATCATCAAGATCACGATCATCGTGTTTCCAACTGCGGTGTCTTTGATATTGCCACATGTAGAGTAGAATGGCCTAAGAAATTATATGTTTC
This window of the Camelina sativa cultivar DH55 unplaced genomic scaffold, Cs unpScaffold07709, whole genome shotgun sequence genome carries:
- the LOC104774999 gene encoding putative F-box protein At2g04810 gives rise to the protein MNLESFKWERVYSIGDEMLRFGHGVTIAPSLEDLGCGTKGDSIYFVDNDVWPDHQDHDHRVSNCGVFDIATCRVEWPKKLYVSINKTQWFVGGVAY